A single genomic interval of Desulfobotulus pelophilus harbors:
- the caiT gene encoding L-carnitine/gamma-butyrobetaine antiporter, whose amino-acid sequence MDANESKKIQIDPKVFFPSLIIVVLLCYLTVRDLDASNRVINAVFHYVTHSWGWAFEWYMVAMLIGWVWLVFGPLASKKLGDEKPEFSTLSWIFMMFASCTSAAVIFWGCIEAYYYVATPPFGFEPFSVDAKNYSLAYSLFHWGPLPWATYSLLSVAFGYFMFVKKINVIRPSGTLEAVVGEKHCRGLFGVAVDNLYIVALILAMGTSLGLATPLVTECIQYLFGIQRTFAVDAAIISCWIVFNAVCVAFGLQKGIKIASDLRSYLSIILLAWVLIIGATTFTVNYFTDSVGVLLSSFGSMLFYTDAIGESSFPQNWTVFYWAWWIVYGIQMCIFLARISRGRTVRELCLGMVGGLTASTWILWTILGSNTMNIMNQGILDLPALIESNGVPYAIVQTWAALPLSTITVWGFFLLCFIATVTLVNACSYTLAMSTCKEASGYEEPPVWVRVGWSVLVGIIGITLLALGGLRPIQTAIIAGGCPLYFVNIMIIIAFFKDAKRSGW is encoded by the coding sequence ATGGATGCAAATGAAAGCAAAAAAATACAAATTGATCCCAAGGTTTTTTTCCCATCCCTGATCATTGTTGTTCTTCTCTGCTACCTTACGGTGAGAGATCTTGATGCGTCCAACAGGGTTATCAATGCCGTTTTTCATTATGTAACCCACTCCTGGGGATGGGCTTTCGAATGGTACATGGTAGCCATGCTCATTGGCTGGGTCTGGTTGGTTTTCGGTCCTTTGGCGAGCAAAAAGCTGGGCGATGAGAAGCCAGAATTCAGTACTTTGAGCTGGATTTTTATGATGTTTGCATCCTGCACATCCGCTGCGGTCATCTTCTGGGGTTGCATAGAGGCATATTATTATGTGGCAACTCCTCCCTTCGGTTTTGAGCCTTTTTCTGTTGATGCCAAAAACTACTCCCTTGCTTACAGTCTTTTCCACTGGGGACCCTTGCCATGGGCAACCTACAGCCTCCTGTCCGTTGCCTTTGGTTATTTCATGTTTGTTAAAAAGATTAATGTCATAAGGCCCAGTGGCACCCTTGAAGCCGTTGTAGGAGAAAAGCATTGCAGGGGATTGTTCGGAGTAGCTGTGGATAATCTCTACATTGTTGCCCTGATTCTCGCCATGGGTACCAGTCTGGGGCTTGCAACACCCCTTGTAACGGAATGTATTCAATATCTTTTCGGCATACAAAGAACCTTTGCAGTGGATGCGGCGATCATTTCATGCTGGATAGTATTCAATGCGGTCTGTGTGGCATTCGGCCTTCAGAAAGGGATCAAGATTGCTAGTGATCTTAGGAGCTATCTCAGTATTATTCTACTTGCATGGGTTCTGATTATTGGGGCAACAACATTTACCGTGAACTATTTTACGGACTCTGTGGGAGTACTGCTGAGTAGTTTCGGGAGCATGCTGTTTTATACCGATGCCATTGGCGAGAGCAGTTTTCCCCAAAACTGGACTGTTTTTTACTGGGCGTGGTGGATTGTTTATGGAATCCAGATGTGTATTTTTCTTGCCCGCATTTCCAGAGGAAGAACAGTCCGTGAGCTTTGCCTTGGTATGGTAGGTGGGCTTACCGCATCAACCTGGATTCTCTGGACCATCCTTGGAAGCAATACAATGAATATCATGAATCAGGGTATTCTGGATCTGCCTGCTTTGATCGAATCCAATGGTGTGCCCTACGCAATTGTCCAGACATGGGCTGCCCTGCCCCTGAGTACCATCACAGTTTGGGGCTTTTTTCTTCTTTGTTTCATAGCCACAGTGACCCTTGTCAATGCCTGTTCTTATACCCTTGCCATGTCCACATGCAAAGAAGCCAGCGGTTATGAAGAGCCTCCTGTATGGGTTCGTGTTGGCTGGTCTGTGCTTGTGGGTATTATCGGCATAACTCTTTTGGCTCTGGGTGGTCTGCGTCCTATTCAGACCGCCATTATTGCGGGCGGTTGTCCTCTGTATTTTGTTAACATTATGATTATTATAGCTTTTTTTAAGGATGCAAAACGCAGCGGCTGGTAG